In Pyrus communis chromosome 8, drPyrComm1.1, whole genome shotgun sequence, one genomic interval encodes:
- the LOC137743333 gene encoding epidermis-specific secreted glycoprotein EP1-like, with protein MSLLSFFLFSLLAFIAQAQVPADQTFKYVNEGEFGPFITEYDASYRMLDPFAAPFQLAFYNTTPNAFTLALRMGLRRSESLFQWVWEANRGNPVGENATLTFGTNGNLVLAHANGKVAWQTNTANKGVVGFKLLPNGNMVLHNSKGKFIWQSFDYPTDTLLVGQSLRAGAVSKLVSRASEKENKDGPYSLVMEPKGLALYYKSSNSPKPQLYFSFSQRIPIQMNSLVLVTLNSAPETDEGHAYDLTLEYQEANSSSSGTFFLGRPKYNSTSTFLRLGIDGNVKLYTYNDKVDIGAWEVTFALFDRDNSIWETECQLPERCGTFGLCEDSQCVACPSSKGLLGWSKSCAPEKLTSCDAKSFHYYKVEGVDHFSSKYTSGAAVKENDCAKKCTSDCKCLGYFFKQDTSRCWIAYDLKTLTKVANSTHVGYIKAPNH; from the coding sequence ATGTCATTGCtctccttcttccttttctcaCTACTTGCATTCATTGCTCAAGCTCAAGTTCCAGCGGATCAAACTTTCAAGTACGTCAACGAAGGAGAATTTGGGCCTTTCATTACAGAATATGATGCAAGCTATCGTATGCTTGATCCCTTTGCCGCCCCCTTCCAACTTGCTTTCTACAACACCACACCAAATGCCTTCACTCTTGCTCTACGCATGGGTTTGAGGCGGTCGGAGTCACTCTTCCAGTGGGTTTGGGAAGCCAACCGGGGAAACCCGGTCGGCGAAAATGCCACCCTAACATTTGGTACGAACGGAAACCTTGTCTTGGCCCATGCCAATGGCAAAGTGGCTTGGCAAACCAACACCGCCAACAAAGGTGTGGTAGGCTTCAAGTTGCTTCCAAACGGCAACATGGTCCTTCACAACTCGAAGGGCAAGTTTATTTGGCAAAGCTTTGACTACCCAACAGACACTTTGCTCGTGGGTCAATCTCTGCGAGCCGGGGCGGTAAGCAAGCTCGTGAGTCGTGCATCcgagaaagaaaacaaagatgGACCTTACAGCTTGGTGATGGAGCCCAAAGGGTTGGCTTTGTACTACAAAAGCAGCAACTCTCCAAAACCGCAACTCTACTTCTCATTTTCTCAACGTATTCCTATTCAGATGAACTCATTGGTCCTCGTGACACTAAATAGTGCCCCAGAAACTGATGAAGGTCATGCTTATGACCTAACGCTAGAATATCAAGAGGCCAACTCTTCCTCAAGTGGAACCTTTTTTCTCGGTAGGCCTAAATACAACAGCACATCGACGTTCCTTAGGCTCGGAATCGATGGGAATGTCAAGCTTTACACTTACAACGACAAGGTGGATATCGGTGCATGGGAGGTGACCTTCGCTCTTTTTGATAGAGATAATTCAATATGGGAAACTGAGTGCCAATTGCCCGAGCGATGTGGGACATTTGGCCTTTGTGAGGACAGTCAATGTGTTGCCTGCCCTTCTTCTAAGGGACTATTGGGTTGGAGCAAGAGTTGTGCGCCTGAGAAGCTGACTTCATGCGATGCAAAGAGCTTCCACTACTATAAAGTTGAAGGAGTTGATCATTTTTCGAGCAAGTACACTAGTGGAGCTGCTGTGAAAGAAAACGACTGTGCTAAGAAGTGCACTTCGGACTGTAAGTGTTTGGGCTACTTTTTCAAGCAGGACACATCAAGATGTTGGATTGCTTATGATTTGAAAACATTGACCAAAGTAGCCAATTCAACTCATGTGGGTTACATCAAGGCCCCTAACCACTAA
- the LOC137741433 gene encoding epidermis-specific secreted glycoprotein EP1-like has protein sequence MLSPTFTMSSLLSLFLFSLFAFNAQAQVPANQTFKFVNEGEFGPYIVEYDGNYRMLSVYSSPFQLAFYNTSPNAFTLALRMGTTRSESLRRWVWEANRGNPVGENATLAFGADGNLVLADADGRVAWQTNTANKGVVGLKLLPTGNMVLHDSKSNFVWQSFDHPTDTLLVGQSLRAGAVNKLVSRASETENKDGPYSIVMESKSISLYYKSNNSPKPLLYTQFSITDVTPAKSVFDRVTFNCAPETDEGHAYDLTLQFEVVNPTLAGGHILARPKYNSMLTFLRLEIDGNVKLYTYDDNVDWGAWEVTFTLFDRDNWLWETNECQLPERCGTFGLCEDSQCVACPSSKGLLGWSKTCKPEKLTSCDAKSFHYYKVGGVDHFLSKYTKGEATKEANCAKKCTSNCKCLGYFYNKDASRCWIAYDLKTLTKVANSTHVAYIKAPNH, from the coding sequence ATGCTTTCACCTACATTTACCATGTCATCATTGCTTTCGCTATTCCTTTTCTCTCTATTTGCTTTCAATGCCCAAGCTCAAGTTCCCGCTAATCAAACATTCAAGTTTGTCAACGAAGGAGAATTTGGGCCTTACATTGTAGAATATGATGGAAACTACCGTATGCTTAGTGTGTATAGCTCCCCCTTCCAACTTGCCTTCTACAACACTAGCCCAAATGCCTTTACACTAGCTCTTCGCATGGGTACGACTCGCTCAGAGTCACTCAGACGTTGGGTTTGGGAGGCCAATCGAGGAAACCCAGTTGGAGAAAATGCCACCCTCGCATTTGGAGCAGATGGCAACCTTGTACTGGCGGATGCCGATGGCCGAGTAGCTTGGCAAACCAACACTGCCAATAAAGGTGTGGTAGGCCTCAAGTTGCTTCCAACAGGCAACATGGTGCTCCATGACTCGAAGAGCAACTTTGTCTGGCAAAGCTTTGACCACCCTACTGACACCTTGTTGGTGGGTCAATCTCTAAGGGCCGGAGCAGTGAACAAACTGGTGAGTCGAGCCTCCGAGACAGAAAACAAAGATGGACCTTACAGCATAGTGATGGAATCCAAGTCAATATCTTTGTACTACAAGAGCAACAACTCCCCAAAGCCGTTACTCTACACTCAGTTTTCAATTACAGATGTTACACCGGCCAAAAGTGTATTTGACCGTGTCACATTTAATTGTGCTCCAGAGACAGATGAGGGCCATGCTTATGACCTGACCCTACAATTTGAAGTGGTCAACCCTACCTTAGCGGGAGGCCACATTCTAGCGAGGCCCAAATACAATAGCATGTTGACATTCCTTAGGCTTGAAATAGATGGAAATGTCAAGCTTTACACTTACGATGACAATGTGGATTGGGGTGCGTGGGAGGTGACCTTCACTCTTTTCGATAGAGATAATTGGTTATGGGAAACTAATGAGTGCCAATTGCCCGAGCGATGTGGTACTTTTGGCCTTTGTGAGGACAGCCAATGTGTTGCTTGCCCATCCTCTAAGGGATTATTGGGTTGGAGCAAGACTTGTAAGCCTGAGAAGCTAACTTCTTGTGATGCAAAGAGCTTCCACTACTACAAAGTTGGAGGGGTTGATCACTTCTTGAGCAAGTACACCAAGGGAGAAGCTACAAAGGAGGCTAATTGTGCTAAGAAGTGTACTTCGAATTGCAAGTGTTTGGGCTACTTTTACAACAAAGATGCATCAAGGTGTTGGATAGCTTACGATTTGAAAACATTGACCAAGGTTGCCAATTCCACTCACGTGGCTTACATCAAGGCACCTAATCACTAA